The genomic window GAAGAGCTTATGATAGAGTACATCTATCCGAGTATTTTACGAACCGCTCGGTAGATTCCCTCTATTTATCCGGCTCCGACTGGTACAGGACAAATGGGGTCCGACTCCTCTTATCTCAACCTGCAATCTCCTTAGATATCGTAGCTAGGAAGATCGTCACATCCGCGGGAACTGAGCTTGAGTTTGACGAATTGGTTATTGCAACAGGATCTTCTCCGTTTATCCCGAGCTTTGAAGGCTTGGATAAAGAAGGAGTCTTTGTCTATAGAACGATAGAAGACCTAGAGAAGATGATGAGCTATGCGAAAGGTATTTCTAAAGTCGCCGTTCTAGGAGGAGGACTCTTAGGCTTAGAAGCAGCCAAAGCCGTTTTAGACATGGGAAAAGAAAGCCATGTAGTCGAATTCGCATCCCGACTCATGCCAAGACAATTAGATGAAGCTGCATCCGCCATTTTAAAGTCCAAGATCGAATCCTTAGGGGTTCGGATCCATCTCCAAAAAGAAACGAAGAAAGCCTTAGGAGAATCCTCTTTTGCCGGCTTAGAATTCGTAGACGGTTCCGTTTTGGATGTGGATATGCTCGTGATCTCCGCAGGTATTCGTCCAAGGGACGAATTGGCAAAATCATCCGGCATCGAAGTAGGCCCCAGAGGAGGGATCCAAATAGACGACGAACTCAGGACAAATGTCTACGGAGTATATGCCATCGGTGAGGTCGCACTTCATAAAAATATGATATATGGATTGGTCGCACCAGGTTATGAAATGGCCGAGGTCCTGGCTTATAATCTCTGTAGCCCAGGAAAGTCCAAACAGTATTTAGGTTCGGACCTTTCTACAAAACTCAAATTGATCGGCGTGGATGTAGCTTCTTTTGGAGACGCATTAGGACTGCAAGATCATCTTCCGATCGCGTATACAAATCCGAGGACCGGAGTTTATAAGAAATTAGTCCTTTCTCCCGACGGTAAAAAGCTAAAGGGAGGGATCCTAGTAGGAGATGCGGAAGCGTATTCTAATCTTCTTACATTATATTTAAATAATGTCGATCTTCCTGCGGAACCGGAACGATTGATTGTTGGATCTCCTTCCGAGGAAACTTCTGCACTTGGATCTCTTCCTGATGATGCGAAGATCTGCTCCTGCAATAATGTTTCCAAAGGCGATCTCTTGAACGCGATCCGTTCAGGAGCTTGTTCCGATCTGAGCGGCCTGAAAGATTGTACTAAGGCAGGAACAGGATGTGGAGGCTGTGTTCCTCAAATGAACTCTCTCTTGAAAGAAGAATTGAGAGCGCAAGGAAAGGTTGTCACCGAACATGTTTGCGAGCATTTCAAATATTCAAGACAGGAATTATTCCAGATCGCAAAAGTAAAAGGGATCCAAAGTTTCGAAGAAATGATCCGTTCTCATGGAATGGGGAACGGATGCGAGGTTTGTAAACCTACGGTAGCTTCTATTTTAGCGAGTATCTATAACGAACCTATTCAGAAGTCGAAGCATAGAGAGATCCAAGATACGAACGATAAGTATCTTGCGAATATCCAGCGAGGCGGAACATATTCCGTCGTGCCTCGTATTCCGGGCGGAGAGATCACTCCCGAAAAACTGATCGTGATCGGACAGATCGCAAAGAAGTACGAACTCTATTGCAAGATCACAGGTGGCCAAAGGATCGATCTACTAGGAGCGAGAATGGATCAGCTCCCGGATATTTGGAGAGATCTGGTCGAGGAAGGTTTCGAAAGCGGTCATGCCTACGGAAAAGCAATGAGAACTGTAAAGAGTTGCGTCGGCTCCACTTGGTGTAGATACGGAGTACAAGATAGCACCGCCTTCGCGATTCGCATTGAGGAAAGATATAGAGGTATCAGAGCTCCACATAAACTTAAATCTGCAGTATCCGGTTGCATTAGAGAATGTGCGGAAGCAAGAGGTAAGGACTTCGGGATCATTGCCACTGAGAAAGGTTGGAACCTTTATGTGGGCGGGAACGGAGGAGTGAATCCTAAACATGCTATCCTTTTAGCAGCCGACCTAGACGAAGAGACCTGCGTTAAATACATAGATCGATTCATTATGTTCTATGTTCGAACTGCGGATAAACTTACTCGTACTTCTGCTTGGTTAGAGCAATTGGAAGGTGGGATCGATTATCTGAAAGATGTGATCATTAACGATCGTCTTGGGATCAACAAAGACTTGGAAGCAGAAATGGAATCCCTAGTCGGAAGCTATGTCTGTGAATGGAAAGACGTAGTAGAAGATCCTGAAAAACAAAAGAAGTATAAACATTTTATAAACAGTGGGGATTCCGATCCTACAATTAGCTTTATAAATGAAAGAGGACAAAAACGTCCGATCGACTGGCCAAAAAAAGAAGCAGTCGCGAACTAGGAGATCAACATGAATTCTATTGTAAAAGAACCAGTTTGGATCCCAGTGGGACCTGTTTCCGAATTCTCAGAAGAAGGCGGAGTCTGTGCGCAAGTAGACGGAACTCAGGTCGCTGTTTTCCGTTTCAGCTCTAGGAACGAATGGTTTGCCTGTGAGAATCGATGCCCTCATACAGGGGACATGGTCCTATCCAGAGGAATGATA from Leptospira langatensis includes these protein-coding regions:
- the nirB gene encoding nitrite reductase large subunit NirB — encoded protein: MKRKLVVIGNGMVGHRFAEKIVEFGGTEKFEITVLGEEPRRAYDRVHLSEYFTNRSVDSLYLSGSDWYRTNGVRLLLSQPAISLDIVARKIVTSAGTELEFDELVIATGSSPFIPSFEGLDKEGVFVYRTIEDLEKMMSYAKGISKVAVLGGGLLGLEAAKAVLDMGKESHVVEFASRLMPRQLDEAASAILKSKIESLGVRIHLQKETKKALGESSFAGLEFVDGSVLDVDMLVISAGIRPRDELAKSSGIEVGPRGGIQIDDELRTNVYGVYAIGEVALHKNMIYGLVAPGYEMAEVLAYNLCSPGKSKQYLGSDLSTKLKLIGVDVASFGDALGLQDHLPIAYTNPRTGVYKKLVLSPDGKKLKGGILVGDAEAYSNLLTLYLNNVDLPAEPERLIVGSPSEETSALGSLPDDAKICSCNNVSKGDLLNAIRSGACSDLSGLKDCTKAGTGCGGCVPQMNSLLKEELRAQGKVVTEHVCEHFKYSRQELFQIAKVKGIQSFEEMIRSHGMGNGCEVCKPTVASILASIYNEPIQKSKHREIQDTNDKYLANIQRGGTYSVVPRIPGGEITPEKLIVIGQIAKKYELYCKITGGQRIDLLGARMDQLPDIWRDLVEEGFESGHAYGKAMRTVKSCVGSTWCRYGVQDSTAFAIRIEERYRGIRAPHKLKSAVSGCIRECAEARGKDFGIIATEKGWNLYVGGNGGVNPKHAILLAADLDEETCVKYIDRFIMFYVRTADKLTRTSAWLEQLEGGIDYLKDVIINDRLGINKDLEAEMESLVGSYVCEWKDVVEDPEKQKKYKHFINSGDSDPTISFINERGQKRPIDWPKKEAVAN
- the nirD gene encoding nitrite reductase small subunit NirD, coding for MNSIVKEPVWIPVGPVSEFSEEGGVCAQVDGTQVAVFRFSSRNEWFACENRCPHTGDMVLSRGMIGDSKGEPKVACPMHKKSFSLRTGECISGDEYSIKTYPIHIEDGMVYIGIEKP